The DNA sequence CACAGCGACTTCCCCTTCCAGCAAGTGGTGTAACGCTAGGTGCAAGCAGGCTTCGGAACACTCCCACAACTGATAGCTTGCAGCTCTGAATTGACAACTTGATCCAAACTCCACATGAGAAACAAAACTGATGTCCACCTGATGTCCCTgaccccacctcttcctcctgctctgtcaATAGTTCCCTCTGACCCAGTCTGCACCATGGTCAAATGAAAACAAGATGACCTTCCATTTGGGCCCTAGATCCCAGGAGAATGCAACACACTGAGTTGAAAACTGAGTCTGAGGACCCCTCCCAATCCCTTACGAGCAGCTATGGTGGTCATGGGTCACACGGGCACAGTGTCTCTGGCTCATTGGCAGCACTCAGACAGGTGCCTGAGGAATGCCTCGCCTTGCTCATCACTGAAGCACCGCAGGCAATGAGGGCACTGAAGGTCACCCTGACCTCTCTGGGCTGTGCACACATGCCCACCCTCTGCAGAAGGTTCCATCTGTTGGGACCTAGACTCAGGCCTCCAGCCGCCAGCGGTCACATGCTCCATTGCATCCATCTCTAAGTACTTGGCAGTTTTGTTCCCCGTATGAATCCGACAGGGTCCTGGCTCCCGGGAGTCCTGCAGAGAAGGCAAAGGTTAGTTTACATAGGCTGTGCTAGAGGTCAACAAAGTCTGGCCCTACAGACATAGCTCAGAATAGACCTTAAATACTATTGCCTTGCTTCTTTCTGTATCAAAATGCCTAACTTCCATTAAACATCAGCTCTCATTCCGCACACCACAAGAGTTTCTACAAGGAGTGTGGAACTAACCTATGGaatcaaagtattttatttggCTCTCTGGAGTTTATAAAGGCTTAAATTGGAAGACCTCATTCCTCAAATCCTAATGCTGCTTGCTGTCTAGATGAAAGTGCTGAGTGAAATGAAGAAGTCCTATAGGTACTTGGTCATATCATGAAAGAACACAAGTGGGAGGCCTGAGTGGAGCCCTCACCCTTAGGATATTCAGTCAAGGAAGTGATCCTGATACCATGATACCAAGGAAGTGATCCTGATACCCACTAATACCAGAGtgagagaaacaaaaccaggGTGGTGTGGGCAGCTGGGCATTAACCAGGGAACAGGCCAACTAAGTCCCACTGTACCTCAATGTGATTTGAGGTGCTAGACAGCCTCTGAGACCTACAGTGGCAGCCATGAGTGCACTCTTGGCACAGCCTGGCACATGCACACTAAACAAATGCCACAAAGCACTTTGGGCAGTAGTGCCCGTTGCTACATGCATAGGAGTATGGGAGCCTTACTCCAGCACCTGCTCTTGGTGCTTTTACTTCACAcctgaatttgaatttttctcAGCAGGACAATGTCTTAGCACTCCTACTTCACCACTGTCATATGATTGTCCTTCTTGGGTCAAGCAAAGACGGGTGCTTGAGAGGCTACTATTAATGCAAAGGCCCTGGTCCCCACCAGAAATCTAGCCTTTGGGGCTGATCAGGAATCCCTCAGAGGGCCTAGCTTGGCAGGCCTAGCACAGGTAAGATCACTCCTTTGGCATATCATTAAAAGACTGCCTGAGAGGTCATATTTGACTGTACCATTAGTGACCTTGTAATCTAAAGCTCggaagccagaaaaaaacaaccccccccccaaaaaaaaaacaaaaacctacaggCAAGGCCAAAAGCCCAGCAAACCCACAGACATGTTAGGATAGCCCCATTCCTGCCCATGTTGCATGCTAGAAAATTCTGTCCTATGTCTATAGTGCTGGGGCTTTAGGGGAATAGCCTCCTCTATGGCCATACCACCTTGAGCAAGCCTGATCTAAAACAAGATGGGGGAACATGCACACTCCGTTATATGATGTCAAAGGGACTGCTGGAGCTAAGCAAAGGCTCTGGGAAAGGTCCTCTGTTACTGCTAAATCCCTCTGGCACCACTGCCTTGTCCTGTAGACTTAGGGAGGGCTATCAGTTTCTACCAAAATCCTCCATTCATTAGAACTGATGCTTGTGTCCAGCCTCTGATATGAACTAAGCTTAAGGTTGATGAACCAGGATGCCTCTGTGCCCCTGGTGCAGATGaagggaagcagaagctgataaGGTCCAGCAGATACTCAGAAGAAAACAGGACAGTATGGCCGGTCTTCACATATCTCTGGTTCTTCTCCCATCTTAATTGGGAAAGACTATATTTCAAAACCAATTCTGCCTGCTCGGCCTAACTGATTTTCAGAGGCACCTCTATTATCCCAGCTGTTAGGGCAGGAAGTTCTCTGAGGGGGGCCTGGGGTTTATCACAGGACAGAAGATGTATGGATACTAAGTGGCTAAAATAACAAATCTTTCCTAGGAATTTGTGGAGCAGGAGTCTCTCCCAGTAGGAGGAGAGGTGAAAGGCATGTATGTCCAGCTTTCCATGCCTCAAGAGACTTCCACTGACAACATACACCAGCACTAAAAACAGGAGGCAACGGGCCCACTGGCCATCCTAGAGGACCTCATTTAGTGTTCAGGGACTGTGTCCTACCTCTGCAAAATAGTAACTAGGGTCTCTACCTCACAAGGCCAGACACTGACAGAACTGTCAGGAAAGCACTGAGGCCTGGGATATGCTCTTGTGAGCAGGCAGTCAGGAAAGGCCCCGAGGACAGCTAGCTTTTACCAACACAGGCCACCATGCTGACCTCCACAGTTAAATACAGTACCACAGAGAGGTTCTCTATGGCCACACCCTAGGCCGAGAGCTGAAATGGCACATCACCAACAGTATTGTCAGCCAGTACATCTTTGTTCAAAATtcacaataaaagaagaaaatccatCTAAAGGGAGAAAGTCTCTTGTACTCTCACCTGTCTCTGGGACACTTGGTACATCAAGGACATGATCTTTTCCTCCAGCTCTTGAATCCTACTGTGAGCTCGTTCCCGATCTGCCCTTTCTGATTTGAAGTCATCCTTGTAAGCAAGAATCTGAGAAAAGACAGAATAGTCATGGCTCTTCAAGGAAGGAGAAAAtccttccctgccttctcccACTACTCTATGACTGTACCCCACCCAGTTCCACCAGACATTTAGCCTAGGCTGTCCCAAGACCCTGCCGGTGGTGTGTAAACTGGCAAACATCCCTGTCCGTGCTGCTCAGAGCCTGAGGACACCTGCTGCTCTAGCATCTGCACTCGCTCCAGCGCAGTGTCCCGGGACGTCCTCACAGCTGCCAGCTCGTGGTTTGCTTTTGCACAGTCACTTATTTTCTCCTCCAACTGTCTGTTAAGCCGGGAAATCTCCTTCTTCATCAGCTCAGGCTCCAGAGGGACCTGCCGCCTCTTTAGCTGGGCATGCAACCCCTTCACATATTCGTCCCTACTTGCATCATAACGCTGCCACTTAGCATTGAGGTCTTCTACCTGAAAAGACAGAACCAAAAGAGACTTTTGCTCAAGCCAACACAGATCTGTGGTTATCAGCAATAATTTACCAGGTAAAGTTTTCCTAAGGAAAacctgccttcctttccctttcttttgtaTAGAGAGAGTTCTAAGCCTGCCTGGGAACCTGATTTATTATAGGGACATCCATGTGAATGgtcttttgttcttgttctggtttggttgggttgggttgggtttttccAGGTAAGATTTCCccatgtagcactggctgtcctggaactctgtgtagaccaggctgtcctggaactctgtgtagccctggctgtcctggaactctgtgtagccctggctgtcctggaactctctgtagaccaggctgtcctggaactctgtgtagcccaggctggcctcgtattcacaggatccacctgcctctgcctcccaagtgctgggactaaaggtgtgcaccactgctaCTTGGCCATAATAACAATAATCTAACAGAGGTAAACTCTGTTACTTTCCTGCCTTAAAAACTGCTTCCCTGAGGGGGAAAACCCAAACCACTTCTAGAAGCAGTGGCTCAGCTAGTCAAGTACTTGCTGAGCCAGCACACAGACCTGACTCCAGATTGCCAGCACCCGTGTAAAAGTTGGCTATGACACACGTCAGCACACATGTCATACACTACCATTACCATGTCAGTGCTGGCCACGGGGAGGCAGtcagattcctggagctcactggtggGCCGGCCTACTCAAATCTATATGCTCCAGCAAGAGATCTTGTTGCAAAATAAAGTGAAGTACAATTGTCTCAAGTCACCTTTTAGCTTCCACATGGAAGTACAAACATATACAGatacgacacacacacacccaaaactaCTTCCtgatggtaattttttttcttctggttttagagctttattgtaggaagGTAGGGAgatagaaggtagaaagagggaggcTGTCCATGGCtgcatgggggatgggggagggagagagaggagggctagagatgagagtaaagAAGGTAAGAGCTTAAAGAAAGTCTCTGATGGTAATTCTTGTACTTCTTTTATTGACTAATTAATTCTAGGAGGACAGAGAGTTCCTGATTTTACTATATCCTCTGTGACAGAATGGTCAGGTCTCTGGAGACTGTGTGAATCAAGTTAAAGCAGCCAGGGGGGCAGAAGTCACCTCTAGGcaccagctttaaaaaaaaaaaaaaagcttccattTCCCATTTGTCAGGGTTAATGTTCCTCTTCAATGAGACGTTAGATACTCACATGAGTCACCTTCTGTTTTAACAGTCGATTTTCTTCCTGTAACTTCTTAATAACACTCTGGCCAGAAGCATCGCTGCTTGTATGCTCTAGCTATAtaaggaagagacaaagagaagccaTGTCACTGTGTGAGTCTAacatacagaaacagagaggaagttGGAGCCAGAGGCTGAGGTCACAGACCGTCACTGCAGCTGCACTGTAGGAGGTGATGACTGTTCACTTggtgaaaaagcaaaacagatatcaaaaaacaaacaaataaactctgCAGATCCAGCTCCTACCCTACCCACTCCCAGCTGAGGCCAGGACACAGCCTTGGCAGAGGGTCTCGAGGTTATCACTCTTGATACTGTCCTTGTTCCTTCTTACCTACCAACATGAGCTGTCTGTATTTTAAATCTGGACTAGAATCTGGACTAAACATTCAATTGTCATCAAGTCTAGAGGGATAAGTACACGAGCTGTAGTAAAACCTTCACAGCACCAGAACTAATTTATCATCACAGGTAATAGGGAAGACAGCCACATGTCACTCTAGCAGACACAtacccagcatccaggaggcttTTTCAGGTCCTTGGTGTAGGCCTGGCCACAGATCATCTTACCTCCTGCAGAGTCACCAAGACAGAAATCCTGCCTATAGACAAGAGAACTTTCTGGATGAGGCAACCTAACTTGTGCTTCACACAGGGTCAGAACCAGGGCATTCAAGCCCAGAAGCCACACCCCAAACTAACCCCTAATAGCAGTTGGCTGACCCAAAGGGAAAGCAGCATAAACTTTTCTGGAGTATCCTTTATAGCTCAGAAACCCCAGGCATTCAACACTACAGAGGGACTGGTAAAGCACAGACATTGGTTTTAAGAAATCCCCTTGAATGACAGGAAGTACATGTCCTAACCCAGACTGCTGAGAAGCCCCAGATGAATCAGCCAAGTCCAAGGCTGAGAAATGATACTGACATGACATGCCTCTGTGCCATAAGCCAGTACCCACCCAGTAGCCTCCTGAGACTACTTTGAGATCTTCAAGGTGAAGGTTACAGTGATACAAACTTGGACAGGAGCACCTCctatacagaaacacatacaacTGTGTTCCTTCTAGGGTGATCTCTGTGAAATCTGAGATGGATGGCTGTCGATCGAGTTTCTCTACACTTTGGGGAAACTGCTGGTAGCTGTGGATCCCTTTCCtcagaacacatacacattttcatGAACACTGCTCCTGTCTTAGAGAACTGCCTAGAAAGGACGTGATTTAGAGGcccaggggtggggctgggagaggtGTACATAAGATGCAGACTCAGCCTGGTACTGCTATGGTTTGAATCAGagatgtccccacaggctcatggttTAAAATCCGACCCCAAATGGATGGTGCTATTTGTACAGGCTACAGAAACTTTAGGAGGTGTAGCATAGCAGTCAGAAATAAGTCACTAAGGGCAGGCCTTTGAAGTTGATACCTGGCCCCTAGTCCCACTGCCtcattgtctctctctgtctgtctctgtctccctggcctccttcctgtCTGCATGATGTGAGGACTCTCTGTCACAGGTTCCCATTGCCATGACTTTGGCAATGCCATCCCCACCATGATAGCCTGGAACCCTTTCTGAAATTGTTCTCTTGGTAGTCATAGTAATGCAAAAGCTACAGATACACCCACTGGTAACTGAGGCGAGGTGTGCCATATGTGCCTGTTTCCCTGTCAGCTCCACACAGATCAGGAAATAAGGTACCATGCCCAGTGCCTGGCCTATACGGAGTCCTGATCCCACCAGTCATGTGCTCTTCCTGACAGGAGCCCTCGGGTTTGTGAGATGCATAACTACCTTATGGATGCTCAATGCTGAAGCCTTACTCATACTCCTCTTCaccaaactcacacagatccaccacCCAAACTATCCTGGCCTGGAGCCACAGAGGGCTCTTCCTGGGTCCCTACTGCAACCTGTCCCCAGATGGCCTCTGGCCCTTCTGTCGCCATCTGCTGTCTACCTCCCACAGTGACTACATAGGGTTCATAGTTTTGAGGCGAGAAGATGTTCTGTTATCTGGTGATAATGAAGAAGCCCTGAGGGTGGCTCTATGGCAGTCTAGCTTACGGCAGGCTGTGTGGCTGGCAGCAGAAGTTCTGGCTCTTCCTGAGACTCGTGGCCAGATCAGCTCTTACCACTCAGATGTATCTCTAGCAGGGTTAGGTCTGGAGTCTGCATATGTGGCATGTGGAGGCATCTGACCTCCTCTGCAGTGTCACCTACATCTGCCTCAGTGACAACACCTCCTGGGGGCATCTCCCTATTCCaagctcttccttcctctcctcaggGCAGAGAAAAGCCAAGTGCCTTCTCCTGCCCGTCATGCAGGATCAGCTACAGGCAATACTAGGAGTAGAGGAGGAAGACTACAGGTCACATGTTCCACCAGATCTCTCCTGCTAAGCAAGCTCATTCTCCCTGAGCAAAGAGTAGGTTCTGTGGGACCCGCAGACCTCAGCGACTACTCAGGAGTCCTAGAGAACAATGACTCTTGTCACAGCAGAGTCTTCACTTGATCTAGTTACACAGCCTACCTCAGAAGGGCTTTTCTCCCCAGCGTCTCCCTGTGCACATTGTCGTTCATCCAGACATTTGGCCAGATGTTGGCACATGTGGGCAGTGGCTGCCAATGTCCTTCGCAGTTGGTGGGTCTCATCAGCCAAGGAGCGGCACAGAACGTCACTGGCggccctggctttctccttttctgccaCACTTCGCCGAAGCAAGACGACCTCCTTCTCTTGCTCATGCTGAGGCTGGCTCATCAGCTGTTgcatctccctctctttttcctctagACGCTCCGTAAGTCTTTCAacttcctacaaaaaaaaaaaaaaaaaatttcaaagcacaGTTTCAATGAGTGTGGTAacacatgcctacaatcccagcagtgggaaggctgagacaggagggtcaagaatttgaagccagccagggagaccttatctaaaaaatgtaaAGGGAGACAGGCAGGTTCAATAGTTATGAAAATTAAAGCACAGATTGAAGGGCTGAAGCAATGTCAAAA is a window from the Mus caroli chromosome 5, CAROLI_EIJ_v1.1, whole genome shotgun sequence genome containing:
- the Tnip2 gene encoding TNFAIP3-interacting protein 2, which codes for MSSGDSRSGRQDGAPRAAAALCGLYHEAGQQLQRLKDQLAARDALIASLRTRLAALEGHTAPSLVDALLDQVERFREQLRRQEEGASETQLRQEVERLTERLEEKEREMQQLMSQPQHEQEKEVVLLRRSVAEKEKARAASDVLCRSLADETHQLRRTLAATAHMCQHLAKCLDERQCAQGDAGEKSPSELEHTSSDASGQSVIKKLQEENRLLKQKVTHVEDLNAKWQRYDASRDEYVKGLHAQLKRRQVPLEPELMKKEISRLNRQLEEKISDCAKANHELAAVRTSRDTALERVQMLEQQILAYKDDFKSERADRERAHSRIQELEEKIMSLMYQVSQRQDSREPGPCRIHTGNKTAKYLEMDAMEHVTAGGWRPESRSQQMEPSAEGGHVCTAQRGQGDLQCPHCLRCFSDEQGEAFLRHLSECCQ